Part of the Ruegeria sp. AD91A genome, CAGACTTTCCTTCGATGCTGGTCAGTTCGGCCAAGGTGAACGGGGTAATCCTGCCCATCATCGCCTTTTCGGCCCCACTGGCCGAGGCTCTGGCGATTATGGGTGTTCCTCAAGGGTTCGTGGCATCTGTGACATCAATGACTGACGATCCGTATCTTCTGATCCTGTTGATGATCGGTATCCTGATCGCAGCGGGCTGTGTGATGGAGACAACGCCGAACATCGTGATCCTGGCACCGATCCTGAAACCGCTGGCCGACAATATCGGCATGAATGAAATCCAGTTCTGCATCATGATGATCACCGCGCTGGGAGTGGGCTTTATCACGCCGCCATTGGGTCTGAACCTTTTCGTCGTATCTGGCATTACCGGTGAGTCCATTCTGAAGATTGCCGCGCGGGCCGTTCCTTTCGTATTGACCATGCTCATCGTGGTGATCCTGATCGCCTACGTGCCTGCTGTGTCGACTACCTTGCTTCCTGAAATCTACCAATAGGACCTGCTGAACATGCCTCGTGAATATTTGAAAAAGGCGACTTTAACCGCTCAATCACATGCCTCGGAGGTGCATGATACGGTCAAGACCATCCTTGCCGATATCGAGGCCGGTGGCGATGCCAAGGCGCTGGAATATGCCGTCAAGTTCGACAAGTTCGAAGGAAATGTCCTGATGACGCAGGACGAGATTGATGCAGCCATCGCGCTGGTGCCCGAAAAGCTGAAGGCCGATATCCGGTTTGCCCATGACAACGTTCGGCGCTTTGCGGAAACGCAGAAGGCAACCGTGTCGGACGTACAGATGGAGATCGTTCCCGGTTTCGTTGCGGGGCAAAAGGCGATCCCGGTGGATGCGGCAGGATGCTACGTTCCCGGTGGGCGATACAGCCATATCGCCAGCGCTATTATGACAGTGACAACGGCCAAGGTCGCTGGGTGCCGTCATATCACCGCCTGTTCTCCTCCGCGACCGGGCGAGGGTGTTGCGCCTGCTATTGTCTATGCCGCGCATATTTGCGGAGCCGACAGCATTCTGGCCATGGGCGGTGTACAGGGCGTGGCCGCCATGACCTATGGCCTTTTCGGACTGCCGCGCGCCAATATCCTCGTGGGGCCGGGCAACCAGTTCGTGGCCGAGGCCAAACGCATTCTCTACGGCAAGGTTGGTATCGACATGATCGCGGGCCCGACCGACAGCCTGATCCTGGCCGACAGTTCCGCGGACGCCCATGTGGTGGCAACCGATTTGGTCAGTCAGGCCGAACACGGGTACAACTCGCCCGTCTGGCTGGTGACTGACGATCGCGACCTTGCACAGAAAGTGATGGAGTTGGTTCCGGTTTTGATCAACGATCTGCCAGAGCTGAACCGGGAAAATGCCTCGGCCGCGTGGCGCGACTATGCCGAAGTCATTGTCTGTTCCGACCGTGAAGAGATGGCCGCCTGTTCCGATGAATATGCACCAGAGCACCTGACGGTTCAGGCCGAGGATCTGGATTGGTGGCTGGATCGCTTGACGTGTTATGGCTCGCTGTTTTTGGGCGAAGAGACAACAGTTTCATACGGAGACAAGGCAACCGGGACGAACCATGTTCTACCAACGTCAGGTGCGGCCAGCTATACCGGTGGTTTGAGCGTTCACAAATACATGAAGATCGTCACCTGGCAGCGGGCCACGCGTGAAGGATCGAAATCCATCGCCGAAGCCACCGCACGGATTTCCCGACTGGAAGGTATGGAAGGTCATGCCCGTGCGGCGGATGTGCGTCTGGCCAAGTATTTCCCGGATGAAACGTTCGACCTGACCGCCGATGGATGACCCGCGCGCATTGTTTGACCTGACGGGCCGGGTGGCTTGTATTACCGGCGCCAGTTCGGGGCTGGGGCGGCAGGTGGCGCGGACGCTTGCCGCAGCCGGCGCGAATGTTGTCGGCGTGGCCCGGCGCGGCGACGCCCTGGCGCAGATGCAGGCCGAGATCGGCGACAGCGCAGAAGCGGTGATCGCCGATGTTTCGGATCGTGACGGAATGGGCGAGCTGGTGCAGACGATCAACTCAAAGTTTGGAGCACCGGACATCATTGTACATGCGGCTGGGGTCAACACACGCGAGGCTGCCGACGATGTTACTCCTGAAGGATGGGATACCACGCTTTCCCTGAACCTCAGCGCGCCGTTTTTCCTCAGTCAGGCCATGGTGCCCGAGATGAAAAAGAAGGGGTGGGGGCGTATCGTCAATTTTGCCTCGCTGCAAACAACGCGCGCGTTTCCGGGCGGAATTGCATATGGGGCCACCAAGGCCGGGATCGGGCAACTGACCCGGGCGATGGCCGAGGCATGGTCGCCCTTCGGCATTACCGCCAATGCGATTGGTCCGGGTTTCTTTCCCACCGAACTGACGCAGGCCGTATTCGACGACCCCGAACGCGCAGAGCGGAACGCCGCACAAACCTGCATTGGGCGCAATGGACAGATGCAGGACATCAATGGGCCGATTCTGTTTTTGTGCTCAAAAGCGTCCGACTATGTCACTGGGCAGGTTCTTATGGTTGATGGAGGGTTCACGGCCAAATGAAGGCGCTGGTTTATCAAGGTGTGGAACAGATGGTGTTCGGTGATGTGCCGGATGCCCAACCGGGGGCTTCGGAACACCTTATCCGGGTCGAGGCGGTCGGCATCTGCGGGTCGGACATGCACGCCTATCTAGGCCATGATGCGCGTCGTCCGGCGCCCCTGATCCTTGGGCACGAGGCAGCTGGTGTGATTGTTGACGGGAAACGCGCCGGTGATCGTGTGACAATCAACCCGCTGGTCAGCTGCGGTCAATGCGCGGCCTGCCTTGCTGGTCGTGAAAACCTGTGCCCGGATCGCCAGATCATCTCGATGCCGCCGCGTGAAGGGGCGTTTGCTCAATATGTCACCATGCCTGCCAGCAATCTTGTCGAAGTACCGCAAGGTATTTCGTTTGCCAAAGCTGCGCTGGCTGAACCTTTGGCGGTAAGCTGGCATACTGCCCGTCTAGGGATCGAGGCTCTGCATCCAGGGATGGACCGTCGCGCATTGGTGATCGGCGGTGGGGCCATCGGCCTTGCGGCGGCCTTGGCCTTGCGAGCAATGGGCGTCGACTATGTTACCATCGCGGAACCAAATGAGCTGCGTCGGAACTACTTGGCGAAAATCGAAAGTTTTGCGCTGGAGGGTTCAGCCAAAGGGACTTACCCGTTGGTCATAGACGCTGTGGGATATGCCGTGACGCGGTCAGTTGCCTCGGCCCTGGCCGTGCCGGGGGGCGTGATCGCGCATGTTGGTTTGGGTGAAGATACCGGTGGTCTGGACATTCGTCGGATGACCTTACAGGAAATCACATTCATCGGGACTTACACATACACCGCCAAAGACTTTCGCCAGACGGCTCAGGCTATCTTTGACGGGCGGCTGGGGGCTCTGGATTGGATTGAAGAACGCGCTCTGGCCGACGGCGCGCAAGCGTTTTGCGATATCCGATCTGGCGCTGTGGCCGCACCCAAGATTATCCTGAGGCCCTGGGTATAGAACTGACAGAACTGGAGACCTTCATGTACACGAAAATACTGGTCCCGTTAGCTTTGGATCACGGCATATCGCAACACACGCTGGAAATCGCGCGGGCCATGTCAGGTAAGGGCGCGGAAATAATTGCGCTGCACGTCTACGAGATGCCTCAGGGATCGGTCAGCGCCTATCTGGACAAATCCGTTGTCGCTGAAGGCTTCGAACGGGCCCGTTTGCAATTGCTGCAAAAAGTCGAAGGGCTTGATGGGGTGACGTCCGAGATTGTCAAAGGCCATACCGCGCGCTCTATCATCGACTACGCCAGAAGCAACAATGTCGACTGTATCGTAATCGGCTCGCACAAGCCGGACCTGAGCGACTACTTCTTGGGATCGACCGCCTCGCGCGTCGTCCGTCACGCCCCCTGTGCCGTGCACGTGCACCGAAGGGCCTGAATTCCTCAATCGCGCGTCTAGCGCCCCAAACAGGACCAAAAGCTGGATCATGAACATAGACAAAAAGATCACCGACGATCTGGTGGCGAACGATATCTCGTTTGTCACCACTGTCCCGTGCAAGCAATTGGCAGGTGTCATCGCGGAAATCGATGAGCGTGATGGCATCTATCACATCCCGTCCAACAAGGAAGACGAAGGGATGGGCCTGTGCGCCGGGGCGTGGATGGGCGGCAAGCGACCCGCGATCATCATGCAGAACACCGCGATCGGGGTCACGATCAACACGCTGGCGACGCTGATCCAGTATTACCGGATGCCGCTGCCGATGCTGATCTCGTACCGGGGCGAGCTGCGCGAACCCATTGCCTGCCAGGTCGAGATGGCCGTTCACACCAAGGCGCTGTTGGCTCAGTTGAACATCCCGACCTACCACTTCCACCATCAGGCGGATGTCGAGGAGCTCGACGCGATCCTGAAATACACATTCATGTGCAACAAGCCGGTCGCCATCCTGACCGACGCCAATTTCTGGGGAGGCTATGGCGACCAATGATCCGTTCTGAAATTCTGAAGGAAATCGCTCCGGTCCTGCGGTCTCAACTGGTGGTCTGCAATATCGGCATCCCCAGCCAGGAACTGCATGCCATCGACGACCAGCCAACCAACTTCTACATGCTTGGCACCATG contains:
- the hisD gene encoding histidinol dehydrogenase; its protein translation is MPREYLKKATLTAQSHASEVHDTVKTILADIEAGGDAKALEYAVKFDKFEGNVLMTQDEIDAAIALVPEKLKADIRFAHDNVRRFAETQKATVSDVQMEIVPGFVAGQKAIPVDAAGCYVPGGRYSHIASAIMTVTTAKVAGCRHITACSPPRPGEGVAPAIVYAAHICGADSILAMGGVQGVAAMTYGLFGLPRANILVGPGNQFVAEAKRILYGKVGIDMIAGPTDSLILADSSADAHVVATDLVSQAEHGYNSPVWLVTDDRDLAQKVMELVPVLINDLPELNRENASAAWRDYAEVIVCSDREEMAACSDEYAPEHLTVQAEDLDWWLDRLTCYGSLFLGEETTVSYGDKATGTNHVLPTSGAASYTGGLSVHKYMKIVTWQRATREGSKSIAEATARISRLEGMEGHARAADVRLAKYFPDETFDLTADG
- a CDS encoding SDR family NAD(P)-dependent oxidoreductase translates to MDDPRALFDLTGRVACITGASSGLGRQVARTLAAAGANVVGVARRGDALAQMQAEIGDSAEAVIADVSDRDGMGELVQTINSKFGAPDIIVHAAGVNTREAADDVTPEGWDTTLSLNLSAPFFLSQAMVPEMKKKGWGRIVNFASLQTTRAFPGGIAYGATKAGIGQLTRAMAEAWSPFGITANAIGPGFFPTELTQAVFDDPERAERNAAQTCIGRNGQMQDINGPILFLCSKASDYVTGQVLMVDGGFTAK
- a CDS encoding zinc-binding dehydrogenase, which translates into the protein MKALVYQGVEQMVFGDVPDAQPGASEHLIRVEAVGICGSDMHAYLGHDARRPAPLILGHEAAGVIVDGKRAGDRVTINPLVSCGQCAACLAGRENLCPDRQIISMPPREGAFAQYVTMPASNLVEVPQGISFAKAALAEPLAVSWHTARLGIEALHPGMDRRALVIGGGAIGLAAALALRAMGVDYVTIAEPNELRRNYLAKIESFALEGSAKGTYPLVIDAVGYAVTRSVASALAVPGGVIAHVGLGEDTGGLDIRRMTLQEITFIGTYTYTAKDFRQTAQAIFDGRLGALDWIEERALADGAQAFCDIRSGAVAAPKIILRPWV
- a CDS encoding universal stress protein, which produces MYTKILVPLALDHGISQHTLEIARAMSGKGAEIIALHVYEMPQGSVSAYLDKSVVAEGFERARLQLLQKVEGLDGVTSEIVKGHTARSIIDYARSNNVDCIVIGSHKPDLSDYFLGSTASRVVRHAPCAVHVHRRA
- the comD gene encoding sulfopyruvate decarboxylase subunit alpha, producing MNIDKKITDDLVANDISFVTTVPCKQLAGVIAEIDERDGIYHIPSNKEDEGMGLCAGAWMGGKRPAIIMQNTAIGVTINTLATLIQYYRMPLPMLISYRGELREPIACQVEMAVHTKALLAQLNIPTYHFHHQADVEELDAILKYTFMCNKPVAILTDANFWGGYGDQ